In Anseongella ginsenosidimutans, one genomic interval encodes:
- the istA gene encoding IS21 family transposase, which yields MNVFLNKFMMYYEIHRMDREDCSVSYISRTLGINRRTVKKYLLMSEQDYEQHLISGTRRPKTLLPYEGFIKERLTLYPDTSAAQLFDWLKEHHADLPPVSSRTVFNFVASMREKYNIPRTKMLRDCGPVPELPYGLQVQVDFGQYNMRRSDGGTAKVFFLTMVLSRSRYKYVWFLDHPFTTEEAITAHEAGFAFFGGVAGEAVYDQDRLFLISENHGDLILTDAFRQYVRLRAFRLHFCRKADPQSKGKVENVIRYVKQNFLYNRTYYDPDTLQEEALGWLGRTANALTHEGTGKVPYSEWVTEQPFLVPYTPIAVTPVKAAYTVRKDNTICFKSNYYSLPLGTYQGRGSQVTLQVEGTQLVIWGEEGKLICKHTISAGKGQKIINNDHKRDKSGPISALIEEVAALLEEPDLGRQLLQRIRKDKPRYVRDQLLLLREIIQGADKEIVKQALEYALARQIVSATDFRALVAHYGKQKEQKDGQSNIRYLNPLGGKLPLAALTAPDKSNIDDYEQLLNGK from the coding sequence ATGAATGTATTCTTGAACAAATTTATGATGTATTACGAGATTCACCGCATGGACCGCGAAGATTGTTCCGTGTCCTACATCAGCCGAACGCTGGGCATTAACCGACGAACCGTCAAAAAGTACCTGCTCATGAGCGAGCAGGACTATGAGCAGCACCTGATCAGTGGAACCCGGCGCCCCAAAACACTGCTGCCTTATGAAGGGTTTATCAAAGAACGCTTAACCCTTTACCCGGACACATCAGCCGCTCAGTTGTTTGATTGGCTGAAGGAGCATCATGCTGATCTCCCCCCGGTTAGTAGCCGAACTGTTTTTAATTTCGTCGCCTCCATGCGGGAAAAATACAACATCCCCCGCACCAAAATGTTGAGAGACTGTGGCCCCGTCCCTGAGCTTCCCTATGGGCTGCAGGTCCAGGTTGATTTCGGGCAATACAATATGCGCAGAAGTGATGGCGGTACTGCCAAGGTCTTTTTTTTGACGATGGTACTTTCCCGGTCCCGCTACAAGTATGTTTGGTTCCTGGATCATCCGTTTACTACTGAGGAGGCCATCACCGCTCATGAAGCAGGGTTTGCTTTCTTTGGCGGAGTCGCCGGGGAAGCCGTTTATGACCAGGACCGGCTGTTTCTTATCAGTGAAAACCATGGTGACCTGATCCTGACCGATGCCTTCCGGCAGTATGTCCGTCTGCGCGCCTTCCGCCTCCACTTCTGCCGCAAGGCAGATCCCCAGAGCAAGGGAAAGGTGGAGAACGTGATCCGGTATGTCAAGCAGAACTTCCTGTATAACCGTACCTATTACGACCCGGACACCCTGCAGGAAGAAGCATTAGGCTGGTTGGGGCGCACCGCCAATGCCCTCACCCACGAGGGAACCGGCAAGGTCCCTTACAGCGAATGGGTCACTGAGCAGCCATTCCTGGTTCCTTACACACCCATTGCCGTTACCCCGGTGAAGGCAGCTTATACCGTGCGAAAAGACAACACCATCTGCTTCAAAAGTAATTACTACTCTCTTCCCCTGGGCACCTACCAGGGCAGGGGAAGTCAGGTCACCCTTCAGGTGGAGGGCACTCAGCTGGTAATCTGGGGGGAAGAAGGCAAATTGATTTGCAAGCATACCATCTCTGCGGGGAAGGGACAGAAGATCATCAATAACGATCACAAACGGGATAAGTCAGGGCCCATCTCGGCACTTATCGAAGAGGTAGCCGCTTTGCTGGAAGAGCCGGATCTGGGGCGGCAGCTGCTGCAGCGGATCCGGAAAGACAAGCCCCGTTACGTGCGCGATCAGCTGCTACTGCTCAGGGAGATCATCCAGGGAGCCGATAAGGAGATCGTGAAACAAGCCCTGGAATATGCCCTTGCCCGGCAGATCGTCAGCGCCACCGATTTTCGGGCTCTGGTAGCACACTATGGCAAACAAAAGGAGCAGAAAGACGGCCAAAGCAACATCCGCTATCTAAACCCCTTAGGAGGGAAGCTTCCGCTGGCGGCCCTGACAGCCCCCGATAAAAGTAATATCGATGATTACGAGCAATTGTTAAACGGTAAATAA